One genomic window of Corynebacterium sp. sy039 includes the following:
- the lysA gene encoding diaminopimelate decarboxylase, which produces MGDFNALPAHVWPRNARREADGSVSIAGVSLPELAKEYGTVLMVIDEQDFRSRCQDMARAFGASNVHYASKAFISTTIARWVHEEGLHIDVASQGELEVALHADFPPEDITAHGNNKSDEFLRRCVSLGVGTIVVDSYYELQRLDEIAAECGRTQDVLIRVKPGIEAHTHEFIATSHEDQKFGFSLASGSAYQAAVQAHEAQNLVLCGLHCHIGSQIFDAEGFKLAAERVLQLYQQLSLVIGADVLKVLDLGGGFGIAYQAQEAPFDVAAIARELIDVVAYTAQRLGVKPPRVMVEPGRSIVGPSAVSIYTVGTIKDVSVAEKNKRRYIAVDGGMSDNVRPLLYEAEYDVRAIDGFCSGELVDSRIVGSHCESGDILVRNRKLPDDITPGQYIAFAATGAYCYALSSRYNMFMRPAVLSVKDGQATVMLRRETVDDFFALEVS; this is translated from the coding sequence ATGGGCGATTTCAATGCTTTACCTGCTCATGTGTGGCCGCGTAATGCTCGTCGTGAAGCTGATGGCAGTGTGAGCATTGCGGGTGTCTCGTTGCCTGAACTTGCCAAAGAATATGGCACGGTGCTCATGGTGATTGACGAACAGGATTTTCGTTCCCGGTGTCAAGACATGGCTCGTGCTTTTGGCGCAAGCAATGTGCACTATGCGTCGAAGGCTTTTATTTCTACAACAATTGCTCGGTGGGTTCATGAGGAGGGACTGCATATTGATGTTGCTTCTCAGGGAGAATTAGAAGTGGCATTACATGCTGATTTTCCGCCAGAGGATATTACTGCACACGGTAATAACAAAAGCGATGAGTTTTTGCGTAGGTGCGTTAGTCTAGGCGTAGGCACAATTGTCGTTGATTCTTATTATGAATTACAGCGCTTAGATGAGATTGCTGCAGAATGTGGCCGTACCCAGGATGTGCTAATTCGAGTAAAGCCTGGAATTGAGGCGCATACCCATGAGTTCATTGCGACGAGTCACGAAGATCAAAAGTTTGGTTTTTCCTTGGCATCTGGTTCTGCATATCAGGCAGCAGTGCAAGCCCATGAGGCACAGAATCTGGTTTTGTGCGGCTTACATTGTCATATCGGAAGCCAGATTTTTGATGCAGAAGGATTTAAGTTAGCAGCTGAGCGTGTTTTGCAGCTTTATCAGCAGCTCTCCTTGGTAATTGGTGCCGATGTCTTGAAGGTGCTCGATCTTGGCGGCGGTTTTGGCATTGCGTACCAGGCGCAGGAGGCGCCTTTTGATGTCGCTGCGATTGCACGCGAGCTTATCGACGTGGTGGCATATACGGCTCAGCGCTTAGGCGTGAAGCCACCACGTGTTATGGTGGAGCCGGGGCGGTCAATAGTAGGACCGAGTGCCGTGAGTATTTACACGGTGGGGACTATCAAAGATGTTTCAGTAGCGGAGAAAAATAAACGCCGTTATATTGCCGTCGACGGTGGTATGTCTGATAACGTGCGTCCACTGTTGTATGAAGCAGAATATGATGTTCGTGCGATTGATGGTTTTTGCTCTGGGGAACTTGTAGATTCACGGATAGTGGGATCACATTGTGAATCAGGGGATATTTTGGTGCGTAACCGCAAGCTGCCTGATGATATTACACCAGGGCAATATATCGCTTTTGCTGCTACTGGTGCTTATTGTTATGCCTTATCGAGTAGATACAATATGTTCATGCGCCCAGCAGTGCTTTCCGTCAAAGATGGGCAAGCAACTGTAATGCTGCGCAGGGAAACCGTTGATGATTTCTTTGCTCTTGAAGTCTCGTGA
- a CDS encoding homoserine dehydrogenase has translation MTQQAQFNPGKGAGESVGVALLGYGTVGSQVLRLMQENADEFAHRAGGPLEVKGVAVSNMEKHRDSFAASLGLLTDDARSLVSRDDVDIVVEVIGGIDYPRELVLQALRSGKSVVTANKALVAAHSAELAQAADEAGVDLYFEAAVAAAIPVVGPLRRSLAGDQVQSVAGIVNGTTNFILDAMDSTGASYDDMLAEAMRLGYAEADPTADVEGYDAASKAAILASLAFHTRVTSDDVYCEGISKISAEDILAAKQAGNIIKLLAICERLVDEEGNESISARVHPTLIPRSHPLASVDKSFNAVFVEAEAAGRLMFYGNGAGGNPTASAVLGDIVGAARNKVFGGRAPGESTYANLPIASFGDVPTCYHIDMEVEDRIGVLALLTKIFAEHSISLRTVRQEEKSGSSRLILVTHTAREADLAHTVALVEQLEPVKKINSVIRLVTQ, from the coding sequence ATGACACAACAAGCGCAGTTTAATCCTGGAAAAGGTGCAGGAGAGTCGGTAGGTGTTGCATTACTTGGCTACGGTACGGTTGGTAGCCAAGTGCTTCGTCTTATGCAGGAAAATGCAGATGAGTTTGCACATCGGGCTGGCGGTCCTTTAGAGGTTAAAGGTGTTGCGGTAAGTAACATGGAAAAACACCGTGATTCCTTTGCCGCTTCCTTAGGATTGCTTACCGACGACGCTCGCTCCTTGGTGTCTCGTGATGATGTCGATATTGTGGTCGAGGTTATTGGCGGCATTGACTACCCACGAGAGTTGGTTCTTCAAGCATTGCGCAGTGGTAAATCTGTTGTTACTGCCAATAAAGCGCTTGTAGCGGCACATTCTGCAGAATTAGCGCAAGCTGCTGATGAGGCAGGGGTGGACTTGTACTTTGAGGCTGCCGTTGCCGCGGCAATTCCTGTGGTAGGTCCGTTGCGTCGTTCTTTAGCGGGTGACCAAGTGCAGTCTGTGGCTGGTATTGTCAATGGCACCACGAACTTTATTTTGGATGCTATGGATTCTACCGGTGCCTCCTATGACGATATGCTTGCTGAGGCAATGAGACTTGGCTATGCAGAGGCAGATCCTACTGCAGATGTTGAGGGCTATGATGCTGCGAGCAAAGCGGCGATTTTGGCATCCTTAGCATTCCATACCCGGGTTACTTCCGATGATGTGTACTGTGAGGGTATTAGTAAAATATCGGCTGAGGACATCCTGGCAGCGAAACAAGCAGGCAATATCATTAAGCTGTTGGCTATTTGTGAGCGTCTTGTTGATGAGGAAGGTAATGAGTCCATTTCGGCCAGAGTGCATCCAACTCTGATTCCACGTTCTCATCCTTTGGCAAGCGTCGATAAGTCTTTCAATGCAGTCTTTGTGGAGGCAGAAGCTGCTGGTCGACTCATGTTCTATGGTAATGGTGCTGGTGGCAATCCTACAGCGTCAGCGGTATTGGGCGATATTGTTGGTGCGGCGCGCAATAAAGTGTTTGGGGGGCGTGCGCCAGGGGAGTCAACATATGCGAATTTGCCTATCGCAAGTTTTGGTGATGTTCCTACCTGCTATCACATTGATATGGAAGTTGAAGATCGTATTGGTGTGTTGGCGCTGCTTACAAAGATTTTTGCGGAGCACTCTATTTCTTTACGTACAGTACGCCAGGAAGAAAAGTCGGGTAGTTCAAGGCTGATTCTTGTCACGCATACTGCTCGGGAAGCTGATTTGGCACATACTGTAGCCTTGGTGGAACAGCTTGAACCGGTAAAGAAGATCAACAGCGTTATTCGCCTTGTGACCCAGTGA
- the thrB gene encoding homoserine kinase has protein sequence MPIEIPVGTKVRVRVPASSANLGPGFDTLGLALTLYDTVEVEVIAQGLEVVVSGEGEGELPLDDSHLVVKAIRSGLRCAQAQVPGLKVVCHNSIPQSRGLGSSAAAAVAGVSAANGLAGFPLTQQQLVQLSSAFEGHPDNAAASVLGAAVVSWTEVPVDGRTQPQYHAVTIDVHPKIKATALVPDFHASTEAVRRVLPSDVTHVDARFNVSRCAVMTVALQKHPELLWEGTRDRLHQPYRADVLPVTAEWVNRLRNKGYAAYLSGAGPTIMVLSTTPIDEKILDQARDEGLRVLSLDVAEPVSVERLS, from the coding sequence ATGCCCATTGAGATACCTGTAGGCACAAAAGTTCGTGTGCGTGTTCCAGCTTCCTCTGCCAATTTAGGTCCTGGATTCGATACCTTAGGGTTAGCCCTGACACTGTATGACACCGTGGAAGTGGAGGTCATAGCGCAAGGGCTGGAAGTAGTAGTTTCTGGTGAGGGAGAAGGAGAACTACCTCTTGATGATTCTCACCTTGTAGTCAAAGCAATTCGTTCTGGTTTACGTTGTGCCCAGGCACAGGTGCCAGGTCTTAAAGTGGTTTGCCATAATTCTATTCCGCAGTCCAGGGGGCTTGGTTCTTCAGCTGCTGCAGCAGTGGCTGGGGTGAGTGCAGCTAATGGTTTGGCTGGTTTTCCTTTGACACAGCAGCAGCTTGTGCAGCTTTCTTCGGCTTTTGAGGGGCACCCGGATAATGCAGCGGCATCGGTATTGGGTGCTGCAGTTGTATCGTGGACAGAAGTTCCGGTAGATGGTCGTACGCAACCGCAATATCATGCAGTTACTATCGACGTTCACCCAAAAATTAAAGCAACAGCATTGGTGCCAGATTTTCATGCTTCTACTGAGGCTGTGCGTCGAGTGCTGCCTAGTGATGTGACCCATGTTGATGCTCGGTTTAATGTATCGCGCTGTGCAGTGATGACTGTGGCCTTGCAAAAACACCCTGAATTATTGTGGGAGGGGACCAGGGATCGTTTGCACCAGCCGTATCGCGCTGATGTTTTGCCAGTTACCGCTGAATGGGTGAATCGCCTACGCAATAAAGGCTATGCTGCATATTTATCTGGTGCAGGACCAACCATCATGGTGCTTTCTACTACACCAATAGATGAGAAAATTTTAGATCAAGCACGTGATGAGGGCTTGCGGGTTCTGTCTTTAGACGTAGCAGAGCCAGTGAGCGTGGAGCGGCTTTCTTAA
- a CDS encoding long-chain fatty-acid--CoA ligase: MLSTMQDLPLNLSRILTHGSTLLGETKVTTWENDTTHETTFAHIGARAAALAHALRDELGIDADQRVGTLMYNCAEHLETLFAVACMGAVFNPLNKQLMNDQIRHIINHAQDQVIIADQRMAKQLGTILAQGCPTVKYVVFIGSNDISAAVAHIPENIICYSYEALLDGRSTDYKWPVLDENTAAALCYSTGSSGAPKGVAYSHRSLYLQSLSLRTTDSMAITHGQSFLCCVPIYHVLSWGVPIAAFMSGTPLVFPSVNVSPASLAKVIAATHPRSAHGVPTIWIQLMVHYMHNPPERMSLQEIFAGGSAVPPMLITLWEEHYGVDVVHVWGMTETSTAITVARPPSGVSGQTRLTYRESQGRFPASIEYRVVNDGEIVSSTDRHQGEIQVRGNWVTGSYYHSPTTDADGIAALFRNEPVDDGPEQFTLDGWLRTGDVGSVTSDGFLTIHDRARDVIRSGGEWIYSTLLENEIMAAPEVVECAVIGHPDEKWMERPLAVTVLAKGIDANAETAALLRDKMRNAFPAWMLPEYWTFVDSIDKTSVGKFDKIDLRKHLNDGDFQVIALPGPGYKAGNKS; this comes from the coding sequence ATGCTGTCCACAATGCAAGATCTCCCGTTGAACCTTTCTCGAATCTTGACACATGGTTCCACCCTGCTGGGCGAGACAAAAGTCACCACGTGGGAAAATGACACAACCCACGAAACTACCTTTGCCCACATCGGCGCTCGGGCTGCTGCATTAGCACATGCACTCAGAGATGAATTGGGTATCGACGCAGATCAACGTGTGGGCACCTTAATGTATAACTGCGCTGAACATTTAGAAACCCTTTTTGCAGTTGCCTGTATGGGAGCCGTATTTAATCCACTCAATAAGCAACTCATGAATGACCAGATACGGCATATCATTAACCACGCACAGGATCAGGTCATTATTGCCGACCAGCGCATGGCAAAACAATTGGGCACCATCCTGGCGCAAGGATGCCCCACTGTGAAATATGTAGTATTCATCGGCAGCAATGATATCAGTGCTGCTGTAGCGCATATTCCAGAAAATATCATCTGCTATTCCTATGAGGCTCTTCTCGACGGCAGATCCACAGACTATAAATGGCCAGTGCTTGATGAAAATACCGCTGCTGCATTATGTTATTCCACTGGTTCTAGCGGTGCACCAAAAGGAGTTGCTTACTCTCATCGCTCCTTATACTTGCAATCATTAAGTCTGCGTACCACAGATTCCATGGCTATCACGCACGGGCAATCATTCCTATGCTGCGTACCTATCTACCATGTTTTATCTTGGGGAGTGCCTATTGCAGCTTTCATGTCTGGCACCCCGCTCGTCTTTCCCAGTGTCAATGTTTCCCCGGCATCATTGGCAAAGGTCATTGCTGCTACTCACCCACGTTCTGCGCATGGGGTGCCAACAATCTGGATTCAGCTCATGGTGCACTACATGCATAATCCACCAGAGCGCATGAGCTTACAAGAGATTTTCGCAGGTGGTTCGGCTGTGCCACCCATGCTTATCACATTGTGGGAAGAACATTATGGTGTGGATGTTGTTCATGTGTGGGGAATGACAGAAACCTCTACAGCAATCACTGTTGCGCGACCGCCTTCTGGAGTATCCGGACAAACACGCCTGACCTATCGAGAAAGCCAAGGGCGATTCCCCGCGTCTATCGAATATCGCGTGGTTAACGATGGAGAAATCGTAAGCTCCACCGACCGGCACCAGGGTGAGATTCAAGTCCGAGGGAATTGGGTTACTGGCAGTTATTATCACTCACCCACCACAGACGCTGATGGCATTGCTGCATTATTCAGGAATGAACCTGTCGACGATGGTCCTGAACAATTCACTCTCGACGGTTGGCTACGCACCGGAGATGTCGGTTCAGTAACCTCAGACGGATTTTTAACAATCCACGACCGAGCACGAGACGTTATTCGCTCTGGTGGTGAATGGATCTATTCGACGCTACTGGAGAACGAAATTATGGCAGCGCCAGAGGTCGTAGAGTGCGCAGTCATTGGCCACCCAGACGAAAAATGGATGGAACGCCCATTGGCAGTAACAGTCTTAGCCAAAGGAATCGATGCCAATGCCGAAACTGCTGCTCTGCTACGCGATAAAATGCGTAATGCATTCCCAGCGTGGATGCTCCCGGAATACTGGACTTTTGTGGACTCCATCGACAAGACCTCAGTAGGAAAATTCGACAAAATAGACCTACGCAAACATCTCAATGATGGTGATTTCCAGGTCATTGCGTTGCCTGGTCCAGGGTATAAAGCTGGGAATAAAAGTTAA
- the rho gene encoding transcription termination factor Rho, with translation MTGTDNGAQRNLAAMRLPELRKIAAEMGLKGVSALRKGDLIAAINGAQGAGTAAKATQEVKEESQPQTPPTQQRGRRRVAKNTAQINDSTESESAPAQDTQDAGEQPRKATSRRRAVRAKAEETADHSAHDVETTDVAEKADENAQNSDSEEPRYESRSAARRARRNRARREHREIKAQREADNSAEPTEEKEAAQQQENASHDNAAEERQERRRERGERRNRRNRRGRDRDRDTDTNETREDEVLQNVAGILDIIDNNVAFLRTTDYHAGPADAYVSTQVIRRFGLRAGDAVTGQVRVHNDNHQGGRGRSRQKYNPLVNVDTINGVSVEEAKARPEFAKLTPLYPNQRLRLETEKHILTTRVIDLIMPIGKGQRALIVSPPKAGKTTILQNIANAIKTNNPECYLMVVLVDERPEEVTDMKRNVKGEEVIASTFDRPPSEHTAVAELAIERAKRLVEQGRDVVVLLDSITRLGRAYNNSSPASGRILSGGVDSNALYPPKRFLGAARNIENGGSLTIIATAMVETGSAGDTVIFEEFKGTGNAELKLDRKISERRVFPAVDVNPSGTRKDELLLAPEEARIMHKLRRILSALEPQQAIDLLIKQLKKTKNNGEFLMQVATSTPMAEDNEED, from the coding sequence GTGACTGGTACAGATAATGGCGCGCAGCGCAACTTAGCGGCAATGCGTCTTCCAGAGCTACGTAAAATTGCTGCTGAAATGGGACTTAAAGGAGTTTCAGCACTGCGTAAAGGTGATCTTATCGCCGCGATTAATGGTGCACAGGGGGCTGGTACTGCGGCAAAGGCTACGCAAGAAGTAAAAGAAGAATCACAACCGCAAACACCGCCAACACAGCAGCGTGGTCGCCGTCGAGTGGCAAAAAACACTGCACAAATAAATGACAGCACTGAATCAGAAAGTGCGCCAGCTCAGGATACTCAAGATGCTGGTGAACAACCACGTAAAGCAACTTCTCGCCGTCGTGCAGTGCGTGCTAAAGCAGAAGAAACAGCTGATCATTCTGCTCACGATGTGGAAACTACAGATGTAGCAGAAAAAGCAGATGAGAATGCACAAAACTCTGACTCAGAAGAGCCACGGTATGAATCACGTTCTGCTGCACGACGAGCACGTCGAAACCGGGCACGTCGAGAGCATCGTGAAATAAAGGCTCAGCGTGAGGCAGATAATTCTGCTGAGCCAACTGAGGAGAAGGAAGCAGCACAGCAGCAGGAGAATGCGTCACACGATAATGCTGCTGAGGAGCGTCAGGAGCGCCGTCGAGAGCGTGGTGAGCGTCGTAACCGCAGGAATCGTCGTGGACGTGATCGTGACCGTGACACCGACACGAACGAGACACGTGAAGATGAAGTATTACAAAATGTTGCCGGTATCCTCGACATCATCGACAACAATGTTGCTTTCTTACGTACCACTGATTACCATGCAGGGCCTGCTGATGCTTATGTAAGTACACAGGTTATTCGCCGTTTTGGTTTGCGTGCTGGTGACGCAGTAACTGGGCAGGTACGCGTTCATAATGATAATCATCAGGGTGGACGTGGACGTAGTCGCCAAAAATATAATCCATTGGTTAACGTGGATACTATTAATGGAGTTAGTGTTGAAGAAGCGAAAGCTCGCCCAGAGTTTGCTAAATTGACTCCGCTTTATCCAAATCAACGCTTACGTTTGGAAACAGAAAAACATATTCTTACCACACGTGTGATTGATTTGATTATGCCAATCGGTAAAGGGCAGCGTGCTTTGATTGTTTCCCCACCTAAAGCGGGTAAAACAACTATTTTGCAAAATATCGCGAATGCGATTAAGACAAATAATCCAGAGTGCTATCTCATGGTTGTGCTTGTCGACGAGCGTCCTGAGGAAGTTACTGACATGAAACGCAATGTTAAAGGTGAAGAAGTTATTGCTTCTACCTTTGACCGTCCACCTAGCGAACACACCGCTGTTGCCGAATTGGCTATTGAGCGCGCAAAGCGTTTGGTGGAGCAAGGTCGTGACGTTGTCGTACTTCTTGATTCGATTACTCGTTTGGGACGTGCTTACAATAATTCCTCGCCTGCTTCTGGTCGTATTTTGTCTGGTGGCGTGGATTCTAATGCCCTTTATCCACCAAAGCGATTCTTGGGAGCGGCGCGCAATATCGAAAATGGTGGTTCGCTCACCATCATCGCCACTGCAATGGTAGAAACTGGTTCTGCTGGTGACACAGTCATTTTCGAGGAGTTCAAGGGTACTGGTAATGCGGAACTGAAACTCGATCGTAAAATTTCCGAGCGTCGGGTGTTCCCAGCGGTGGATGTTAATCCTTCTGGTACTCGTAAGGATGAGTTGCTTTTGGCACCAGAAGAAGCACGCATTATGCACAAATTGCGTCGTATTCTCTCTGCTCTTGAGCCACAGCAAGCTATTGATTTGCTGATTAAGCAACTCAAGAAGACGAAGAATAATGGCGAGTTCCTCATGCAAGTTGCTACCTCAACTCCAATGGCTGAAGATAACGAGGAGGACTAA
- the prfA gene encoding peptide chain release factor 1, whose amino-acid sequence MAAQVSAVDDIVSEYQGIEAQMADPETMGDQQLFRKLSKRYSELQPIIKVNDVLVQARADLADAKEMAHEDHEFAEEVTRLEQLVVESEEKLADLLAPRDPHDGDDIFMEVKAGAGGEEAALFAGDLVRMYQRYAEKHGFSTEILDLSESDLGGVKDLTMSIRSKQPSRDGAWSVFKFEGGVHRVQRVPVTESQGRIQTSAAGVLVYPEPDEVGEVEINEKDLRIDVYRSSGKGGQGVNTTDSAVRITHLPTGIVVTCQKERSQIQNKARAMQVLSARLQAMAEAEADAQAAEGRAAQIRTIDRSERIRTYNWPENRIADHRIGYKANNLDSVLGGDLDDLFTALQADERAQRLEAE is encoded by the coding sequence GTGGCAGCTCAGGTTTCTGCAGTTGATGACATAGTTTCTGAGTATCAAGGCATTGAAGCCCAAATGGCAGATCCAGAAACTATGGGGGATCAACAACTCTTCCGCAAGCTGTCAAAACGCTATTCAGAGCTCCAGCCTATTATCAAAGTCAATGATGTTCTTGTGCAGGCGCGTGCAGATCTAGCAGATGCCAAAGAAATGGCACATGAGGATCATGAGTTTGCTGAAGAAGTTACGCGTTTGGAGCAGTTGGTCGTCGAAAGCGAAGAAAAGCTGGCTGATCTCTTGGCTCCTCGTGACCCCCATGATGGTGATGACATTTTTATGGAGGTAAAAGCTGGAGCTGGTGGTGAGGAGGCAGCACTTTTTGCTGGCGACTTAGTACGAATGTATCAGCGTTATGCTGAAAAACATGGGTTTAGCACTGAGATTTTAGATCTCTCAGAATCGGATCTGGGGGGTGTCAAAGACCTCACGATGTCTATTCGCTCAAAGCAACCTTCACGTGATGGCGCATGGAGCGTATTTAAGTTTGAGGGCGGGGTGCACCGTGTACAGCGTGTTCCTGTGACAGAATCTCAAGGTCGCATCCAGACTTCAGCCGCTGGTGTGTTGGTTTATCCAGAGCCCGATGAGGTCGGGGAAGTTGAGATCAATGAAAAAGATTTACGCATTGATGTTTATCGCTCATCAGGTAAGGGTGGTCAAGGTGTTAACACTACTGACTCAGCTGTGCGTATTACGCATTTACCTACTGGAATTGTGGTGACCTGTCAAAAGGAACGCTCACAGATTCAGAATAAAGCACGTGCTATGCAGGTATTATCTGCGCGATTGCAAGCAATGGCTGAGGCTGAAGCTGATGCACAGGCAGCGGAAGGTCGAGCAGCACAGATTCGTACTATTGATCGTTCCGAGCGTATCCGCACTTACAATTGGCCGGAGAATCGTATTGCCGATCATCGCATTGGTTATAAAGCAAATAACCTTGATTCTGTGCTTGGCGGCGATTTGGATGATTTATTTACTGCACTACAGGCTGATGAACGAGCACAACGTTTGGAAGCGGAATAA
- the prmC gene encoding peptide chain release factor N(5)-glutamine methyltransferase, which yields MVGSHIPDTVLTSGSNVAQALKEAIAVFTRAGIETPEQDALIFAAEALGCAVLEVRLHATALMPTQFFAHVAQRAQRIPVQHILGTAWFGPLSLAVGPGVFIPRPETEVLADWAVRQIGNKHMKVADLCTGSGALSAYIAHYCPNVSIVAVDKDERALKWARKNVPEHVSLCHADVCDPELLKGQDSTFDLIVSNPPYVPESNCLQPEVYHDPYHAVFSGADGMTVINGMVMRMMQLLKPGGLCGIEHDDTTSAAVQECVSATGLSQDIRVLKDLAGIDRFILAKRS from the coding sequence ATGGTTGGGTCGCACATACCGGATACGGTTTTGACTTCCGGCTCGAATGTGGCACAAGCTCTCAAAGAAGCCATAGCAGTATTTACTCGAGCTGGTATTGAAACTCCTGAGCAGGATGCACTTATTTTTGCTGCTGAGGCATTGGGGTGTGCTGTTTTAGAAGTAAGACTCCATGCAACAGCGCTTATGCCGACACAGTTTTTTGCTCATGTTGCCCAGCGTGCTCAGCGCATTCCTGTGCAGCATATTCTAGGAACAGCATGGTTTGGTCCGCTCAGTCTTGCTGTTGGTCCAGGGGTTTTTATTCCGCGACCGGAGACAGAGGTATTGGCAGATTGGGCTGTGCGCCAGATTGGCAATAAGCACATGAAAGTTGCTGATTTGTGTACTGGCTCTGGAGCTTTGTCGGCCTACATTGCGCATTATTGTCCGAATGTAAGTATTGTGGCAGTCGATAAAGATGAGCGAGCCTTAAAGTGGGCACGGAAAAATGTGCCAGAACACGTTAGTTTGTGTCATGCAGATGTCTGTGATCCAGAATTACTAAAAGGTCAAGACTCTACCTTTGACCTCATCGTGAGTAATCCGCCTTATGTACCAGAAAGCAACTGTCTACAACCAGAGGTCTATCACGACCCATATCATGCCGTTTTTTCCGGTGCAGATGGCATGACCGTGATTAACGGCATGGTCATGCGTATGATGCAGCTACTGAAACCAGGTGGATTATGCGGTATTGAACATGACGACACTACTAGTGCAGCAGTACAGGAATGTGTGAGTGCTACTGGGTTGTCTCAGGACATACGTGTGCTCAAGGATTTAGCAGGTATTGATCGCTTTATTCTGGCTAAGCGTAGTTGA
- a CDS encoding L-threonylcarbamoyladenylate synthase, producing MSRVYDCADAQTRATGIRTAVSAVKSGRLIVMPTDTLYGLGCDAFDNDAVAKLLSTKRRGPDMPVPVLIGSWDTVRGLVAHYDEQLETLVEAFWPGGLSLVVPQAPSLPWNLGDTRGTVMLRMPLHPVAIEVLRETGPMAVSSANVSGQKPATTVEEAQQQLGAAVNVYLDGGTTPVGVASTIVDLSGDHPVILREGAISKQRITQVLNRDPESLT from the coding sequence ATGAGTAGAGTTTATGATTGTGCTGATGCACAAACTCGTGCAACTGGTATTAGAACAGCAGTAAGCGCCGTGAAAAGTGGGCGGTTGATCGTTATGCCTACCGATACACTTTATGGTTTGGGCTGTGATGCTTTCGACAATGATGCTGTCGCAAAACTACTCAGTACTAAACGACGTGGGCCTGATATGCCTGTGCCAGTGCTTATTGGCAGCTGGGATACTGTGCGTGGTTTGGTCGCTCATTATGATGAGCAGCTAGAAACATTAGTGGAAGCATTTTGGCCAGGTGGCCTGTCTCTAGTGGTGCCACAAGCTCCTAGTCTACCGTGGAATCTGGGCGATACCCGTGGCACGGTCATGCTCCGTATGCCTTTGCACCCAGTGGCCATAGAAGTGTTGCGTGAGACTGGACCAATGGCAGTGTCGAGTGCAAATGTGTCTGGGCAAAAACCAGCGACAACCGTCGAAGAAGCTCAGCAACAACTTGGGGCAGCGGTCAATGTTTATCTTGATGGTGGTACTACTCCGGTGGGAGTTGCCTCCACTATTGTCGACTTATCTGGTGACCACCCTGTTATTTTGCGTGAGGGAGCTATTAGTAAGCAGCGCATTACCCAAGTGCTCAATCGTGATCCGGAGAGTCTGACCTAA